The following are from one region of the Nicotiana tomentosiformis chromosome 7, ASM39032v3, whole genome shotgun sequence genome:
- the LOC138895787 gene encoding uncharacterized protein, with product MLRPPLPKPPPPYPQSLAKQNSENQFKKFIQMMKSLSINVPLVEALEQIPGYAKFMKDLVTKKRSMNFETIKVTHQVNAIVYSIDPKLEDPGAFTIPCTIKSAEFAKALYKLGVSINLMPYLVFKTLGIGQPRPTSMILQMADQTMKRPLGVIEDVLVRVDKFILPADFVILDCEVDYEVPIFLGIPFLATRKTLCDVEVGELTFRVGDEKVAFHVCKSMRQPNSNEVCYFVDLVTDVIVDDASATINVGDMLEPSYSTLMMTRWMASWNV from the coding sequence ATGCTAAGgccaccattgcctaagcctccacctccataccctcaaagtctTGCCAAACAAAAtagcgagaatcaattcaaaaagttcattcaaatgatgaagagtctctcaattaATGTTCCATTAGTTGAAGCATTGGAACAAATACCTGGTTATGcgaagtttatgaaggatctcgtgacgaagaagcggtcaatgaattttgaaactatcaaagtcacgcATCAAGTGAATGCAATTGTGTATTCAATAgatcctaagttggaagatcccggtgctttcacaattccttgtacaattAAAAGTGcagagtttgctaaagctctttataAGCTTGGggtgagtatcaatttgatgccctatttggttttcaagaccttgggaatagggcaaccaagacccacctctatgataTTGCAAATGGCTGATCAGaccatgaagagacctttgggagtgattgaagatgtcttggttcgtgttgataaattcattcttccggctgattttgtcattctagattgtgaagttgattatgaggtgccgatttTTCTTGGAATACCCTTCCTTGCTACAAGGAAgactctttgtgatgttgaagtcggagaactcacttttcgggtAGGAGATGAAAAAGTGGCattccatgtgtgcaagtctatgcggcaaccaaatagcaacgaggtgtgttattttgtggacttggtgaccgatgttattgttgatgatgcaagtgccacaatcaatgttggtgatatgttggagccGTCttactcaactttgatgatgacgagatggatggcttcatggaatgtgtga